The Xenopus tropicalis strain Nigerian chromosome 7, UCB_Xtro_10.0, whole genome shotgun sequence genome includes a region encoding these proteins:
- the lzic gene encoding protein LZIC isoform X1, translating into MASRGKSETIKLRQNLEEQLDRLMQQLQDLEECREELDGDEYEETKKETLEQLSEFNDSLKKIMSGNMTLIDELGGMQLAIQAAISQAFKTPEVIRMFAKKQPGQLRTRLAELDRDLMVGKLGRDLYTQQKGEILIALQKLGEKLSPEDEAFLSENAGAVFNQFQKVSEGLGSGDKVLALASIEVENTRK; encoded by the exons ATGGCCTCAAGAGGGAAATCAGAAACTATCAAACTGAGACAGAACTTAGAAGAACAACTGGACCGTTTAATGCAACAACTTCAAGACCTAGAAGAATGCAG AGAAGAGCTTGACGGTGATGAGTACGAAGAAACCAAGAAGGAAACACTAGAGCAGCTTAGTGAATTTAACGATTCATTGAAGAAAATTATGTCTGGTAACATGACTCTAATAGATGAGTTGGGCGGGATGCAGCTG GCAATACAGGCAGCTATCAGCCAAGCCTTTAAGACTCCCGAGGTGATCAGAATGTTTGCTAAAAAACAGCCTGGGCAGCTACGAACACGTTTAGCAGAG CTAGATCGGGATTTAATGGTAGGCAAACTAGGAAGAGATCTATACACACAGCAGAAAGGGGAGATCCTGATTGCGTTGCAGAAACTTGGAGAAAAG CTTTCACCTGAAGATGAAGCTTTTCTCTCTGAGAATGCGGGGGCTGTTTTTAACCAGTTTCAGAAGGTCTCAGAAGGTTTGG GATCAGGAGACAAGGTCCTGGCTCTTGCAAGTATTGAAGTGGAAAATACAAGAAAATGA
- the lzic gene encoding protein LZIC isoform X2: protein MASRGKSETIKLRQNLEEQLDRLMQQLQDLEECREELDGDEYEETKKETLEQLSEFNDSLKKIMSGNMTLIDELGGMQLAIQAAISQAFKTPEVIRMFAKKQPGQLRTRLAELDRDLMVGKLGRDLYTQQKGEILIALQKLGEKGQKTKAFMMMWHV, encoded by the exons ATGGCCTCAAGAGGGAAATCAGAAACTATCAAACTGAGACAGAACTTAGAAGAACAACTGGACCGTTTAATGCAACAACTTCAAGACCTAGAAGAATGCAG AGAAGAGCTTGACGGTGATGAGTACGAAGAAACCAAGAAGGAAACACTAGAGCAGCTTAGTGAATTTAACGATTCATTGAAGAAAATTATGTCTGGTAACATGACTCTAATAGATGAGTTGGGCGGGATGCAGCTG GCAATACAGGCAGCTATCAGCCAAGCCTTTAAGACTCCCGAGGTGATCAGAATGTTTGCTAAAAAACAGCCTGGGCAGCTACGAACACGTTTAGCAGAG CTAGATCGGGATTTAATGGTAGGCAAACTAGGAAGAGATCTATACACACAGCAGAAAGGGGAGATCCTGATTGCGTTGCAGAAACTTGGAGAAAAG GGCCAAAAAACAAAGGCGTTTATGATGATGTGGCATGTGTAG